The Triticum aestivum cultivar Chinese Spring chromosome 5A, IWGSC CS RefSeq v2.1, whole genome shotgun sequence genomic sequence cacaaaagtttgcttgagaggaggaggtcacttggccttgtcattcttcttcttgttcttggacttgggtgcaaacccaattcccgccttggccacaacttccttttgattgctcaaaaggtcgttgaggttcttctcaccttgtatgcaagacacaaggcctttctcaagttgctccttcaacttagcattttcctccacaagatgcacatgctcacaacacgggttagtagcatttgcattatcaattaacaccatatgaggaaaagtggctttttccttggttagcttcacatggagttgatcatgagactctttgaggttatcatgagcacccttcaaggccttgtgagccttgtcaagtatatcaaactcctccttgagtctagcaagatcaaccccaagtttggccttctcggaattgagcacatgagatacaacaagagcatgatcaagatctttctttaatttagcatgctcatcgttgtgtgtctcctcaagagccaaatgatgaACACACTcctcctcaagcgcattagagagatccgatatctcatcggcatagtcatgactatgccctttcatcttagagatggtgtcttcgtgagcctcgatcaggtcattggcttcaccaagttgttccaagagagcaacaaagtgcttcttggatttacccttgagcttactcataaaggactcaaattcattttcttcctcattggacccctcactttcatcaatgcaatccgtcaaagaaggattagaagtgatggtggttttgatgttgggggttaccttgttggtggctttggccatgaggcacttggtggtgatgttctcgttgggtgagtcgaagagggacacccaggagttgttgcaatggcaatggaggccatggaaactgtttcaccgtcttcatcatcatcatcatcatcatcctcattgtacccTTCTTGttccaccaaccccttgggaggagtcttcttggtgaagttattcttgttggggaaggacttggccttgtcttttcggataagcttgccaccattgtcttccctctctcatatgggcactccgcaacaaagtggctcacattgctacaattatagcaagtcctcacacgttgcttgcccttggtgccacttgagttgttcttgttgaagttgggccttgagttcttcttgctccaaaattgccttgaagcgagagccatgtgctcatgataagcatattttgtatcttcggggttactctcctcttattcctcttcatcctcttcttacacactagccttggccttcaaggcaaggttgggcttcttagtGTGTTGGGAACGCAACACTGCATTGTTGGCGGTCTTGTctaagatcctcattgccacaaactcatccaacacttcacttgcggacaaggtgtggaagtccggcctttaaTGGATGACgaaggacatggccttatggtaaggcatcatggccttgagaaacttgcgcttgatccaattgtcatcctatccttactcccatgatctcggagtgagaccgcgagagtagttaatctccgataaagctcacgcgGTTCTtcctcttcattcattgcaaactcatcggcttcatcttgaaccacttcatagttggagcgttgaatgcttgtgcttcccttgtaaatgaaaacaacatgttgccatgcttccttggccatggtgaaaggtcggagatgcaCAATATCTTCGGGAGGGATGGTCTCTTGGAGAATGCAaagagcggactcgttgaattgatgacccgaggcttctctaggagtgaagttgcttgggtcatgcgggtagaaaccttggtcaataattctccaaaggttagtagaactatgattcaaatgatgtttaaagcgatagacccacgaggcaaaatcctcatttttcacaagcttaggagcaggaccaacatgattcaaatgagtggaaggaaccggtcctccataagtaagtggaggttcaacatgggaaaagatgccatttccacttctaccactagataaaggaacattgtcactagtagcttcccccttgtcggagttagcatccgtcatcTTGTTAGTGGGACCGACCATTTCcaatggtgcggtggataatttaagaccatcaagaaaattcttaagcatgcctttgacctcggccgtcatggaggttttcaatgtgtccaaggccacattgaactcttGACGAGAGATCGAGGTccccccatcggccgtagatgaGGACGAAAttacaccggggtgctcctccccaccgtctacggtgtcaaccatactctttggacgtcaaagtccttaataaagagacgaggctctgataccaattgaaagggtcgatatagttgactagaggggggagtgggtgaataggcaactaacaatttttagcttttctttaccaatttaaactttgcatcaaagtagttgtctagatatgcaactaggtgagcaacctatatgatgcaacaacaacaagcacacaagaaagcaagaggtacaacacaatataagcttgcacactTAAAGGTAAGAGATAACAAAGACTGGAGCCGGAGGAGACgatgatgtgttaccgaagttccttccctttgaggggaagtacatcttcgttggagcggtgtgaagggacaatgctccccaagaagccactagggccaccgtattcttctCACACCCttacacaatgcaagatgccgtgattccactattggtgcccttggaggcggcgactgaacctttacaaacaaggttggggcaatctccacaacttaattagaggctcccaatgacaccacgaagcttcaccacaatagaatatggctccgcggtgacctcaaccacctagggtgctcaaacacccaagagtaacaagattcgcaagggattagtgaggggaatcaaatttctcttggtggaagtttagatcggggccttctcaaccaatccctagaaaatcaacaagtttgactgactagggagagagatcaggcgaaaatgaagctttgagcaacaatggagctttggggaagGAAGAGATAGTCTACTTCGGAAGAAGaacccccttatatagtgagaggacaaaaccaaccgttacccacctACTTAGCCCGCGAGATGTGGTACTACCGCATATccaagtggtactaccgcacgggctcgcgatactaccgctgggaggtgcggtactaccgctcgcgcggCAGAAGCCAGGTGAGGCTCTATTGATCAAGGCAACGAGCGGGAGAAccaccagagcggtactaccgtgcgcccGTGCGGTATTACTGCAAGTCAGAGCTCATCctaggctgggaaggcacggactaataaaattacatccatGGCTACCTCTGCTGAGTTTTGGTCAATGCAAAAATCTGGCACGGTACTACAactcacagggagcggtactaccgcgtagggtgtGGAAGTAAAAAAATACTTCCGCCGCTACATGCGCTCACGCCACGGTGCTGGgtcagaggccacggtactactgcatgctaggagcggtactaccgcacctgcagtactaccgctacctggggcggtactaccgtggccagctgcgatactactgctcccttgagcagtactaccgcatgtcGCAGACCAGTAGCACTAGGATGCCTTCATCTTCGCAGCGACAAGGGGAACAACCGATGCTCCAAAGAAGCAAGGAAGATGGTGCAAAGGAatagatgtgtacgtgatgattccaccctaaccttttcgaaggagaccccctcttaatagtacgactttcctgcgactcaaatccaccgaaaagaaccatagagaaacgccgtcttcgatAGGCTCTAAGGGGCActgaatcgtcttgtgcctagacatgagatatctgaaacgctcaatgcacacgattagtccgcaaatgcattgtcatcaattaccaaaaccacttagggagaaatatgcccttacaaatgAAACTACGCTCATGGCGCGCTATAGATGGATGGATGAGAATGAAGACTTCGGCACCCCATGACATTAATTGTAAAAAAATGTATGAATGTGTTTGTAAGGTCCTGTGAATCTTAATATTTGAACTTAGAAAAAATCTGAAGGAAAAAGTAACTAGTTTTTATTAGACAAAAGATAGTAGCTAGCGCGTAGAAAGCCAACAGAAGCAAAAAAAAGTTAGGGAAACATAAGCAAAGTTATTACTGCACACACAAAAGGGGAACTGAATCCTCTAACGTGAAGGAGAGCAGTCAGGTAAGCTATAGTGCCCTAACTTCCCTCCTCCACATTCATATGATTACTCAAATGATAATGTCCATACGTGTGACACTTATTAACACGCCCACACGCATTTGATGCCGTTCGATCCATTTGCACGAATTTTGAAGCAATTGTCATCTGGGCGGAGAGTCACGTAAGCACCCATCATCGTGTGGGCGCTATCACttagtgccacacgtgtgggcgctcCTCGCTCGAACGACACACAGGACGCTCGCCCGAACGTGTGGGCGAAACTGCTCTTTCGCCCACACGACGCTCACACGGTGATAGACGACAATTACTAGTGTGCATATGTGGCAACTAGTTAATTACACATGGCGACTATGTTTGACCATATATGACAACTATGGTTTGACCACACGTGACACCTAGTTAATCACACGCGGTAACTATGGTTTGGTCACACATGACAACTATTGCTATTTAGACATGGAAACTATAGTTAACCCGAACGAAAACAAAAAAAACGCAATAGAGAAGTTGCCATGctttacactaaagttgccatcctggggtaactaaagttgccatcccggGTAACTAAAGTTCTCATAAAAAATTATCAGGGCGaaattgcttcgtgccacacgtgtagGGTGAGCGTGAGTTGTTGTTGTTGGTTCGACATGTGGCATGAAGTAGCTGCACCCGTATGTGTAGGCGGTTCTAATATTCGCCCACACAGAGTCGTGTTGGTTGTTTCCTGGGTACGACAACACGACTCCTGTGGTCGGGTGTCCATTGTACCACACGTGTGACAGTTATCGGCGTCCTATGATTAAGGTTAAAATGTCTTGAATTAATTTATAAATTTCAAATCTACTATATACATTTACAAAAATCACATACAAACAAAATTATGGTGCAATAAAATTAATTTTAGATTTATTTCTATCAACAGCAACTCCGTAGAGTACCTGCTACAGTTCATCCATACAatgtttttttctgaaaaattgatcTGTTTGCTACAGTAACCCTGACTTTTCTTCTCTACTTTAGAGTAGTTTTTTTTATACAAAGTTTTACAGTGTTGTCTCACGTGCGCTAGGTCGGCCATATCAGCGTTTGGGCCTGGGCCGGGCTCCAAGCTAACGGAACAGAACGGAACGGAGAAAGGAAAGAAGACGGCGATGACTCCAGTCTCCAGCACAACTGTCCAAGGCAACTCCGGGGGAGGGGAACGAAACGCATCCGGCGGAGCTACCATGGCGTCGTCGCCGCAGCAAGGCCAAGGCCAGgcccaaggcggcggcggcggcggcgtctgcccGGCGGAGCAGTTCTGGTCGCTGCTGGACAAGGCGGACCGGCGGTTCGCCCGGGTGCGGGACCTGCCCCTCTTCGGCCGCCAGGAGCCCGCGGAGTACGGCAAGGCCTTCCGCATCTACACCCAGCTTTGGCGCATGCAGCAGGagcaccgccaccgcctcctcgacgccggcctCCGCCGCTGGCAGGTCGGCGAGATCGCCGCCCGCATCGCCCACCTCTACTACTCCCAGTACCAGCGCGCCTCCGACACCGCCCTCCTCTCCGAGGCCTTCGTCTTCTACCACGCCGTCCTCGACCGCGCCTACTTCCTCGACGACCACCTCGGGGCCTCCACCAAGCACCTGCGCTTCCTCGCCAGGTTCCTCCTCGTCGCGCTTATCCTCTCCCGCCGCGCGCAGACTGTGCCCCGCCTCGCCGGCCAAATCCGGTCGCTCCTCGACGAATCCAAGAAGACCCTCCAGGTCCAATTCAATTCTTCTCCTTTTTTCCCCCTCCTCGCTTCCCGATCCCGATGCAATTGCCTTGCTCTTCATTCACTGGCTCGAATTAAGAAGATGAAATGTTGCAGGAAGCTGATTACAGGGAGTGGAAGCATGTCGTGCAAGAAATCACGAGGTTTCTAAAGGCTGACTCGCCCTTCATGAACAAGAGACCTCTCAGGTACAGCTATGCATTCGATCCTCCCCCGGAAACTCTTCCGACCATCCCACCTACAGTCAAAAAGCGCGGTCTGCTCTTAAGCGATGCCATCCTGTGCAGCTACTATCATAACGAGGTAATGCTTCCTCGGTTTCTCGCAGTCAGATGCATCGTGCGCTCTTTAATTTTTACTAGCGGAACATCATGTCTCTATGTGTTCCCTTCAGGTCAAATTTACCGACCTCACTCTAGACACATTCAGAATGCTTCAGTGTCTTGAATGGGAACCATGTGGCTCCTTTGCACAAAACAATGGTTACAGCGCCCATGATGAAAGTGGGCAAAATCACCCCAATCTCCTGAAAGATCTGAGAGACGCTGCGTTGCCCCCGAACCCACTGAAAACAGTTCTCTATCGCCCCTCGGTGCCACATTTCCTGAAGGTCAGTTTCTCATTTGGCATCTTGTCAACTCAATGTTTGATTTCCTGAATATACACACTGCTCATTGTTACTCAATGCACTGGTTTGGTCCTAGGAGAAAACCTGTGGACCAAGCTCTTCTAGATGCATTTCAAATTAGGAAGTGGAAGTGTAATGTGTAAATGGCAGCCAGTGTATGTTTCTTGGAATGATCAGAAACGGGCTAGTAGGAGAACTGAAAAAAGTAGGGAATTCTGCAAGATATGTACACGATGCTACTAACTATCTGAATTACATGACGAGGAAGCATGATGATGACTTGATGAGGGAACATAATGCAACTAAACTGATTCTGTTTGTTGATTTGTTCCATTATCGATAATACCATCCTCTCCATTATCCGCCCATAATAACCAACAGTCCTTTACACCCATAGCAGTTAGGAATTCTAACCCGAAATATATTTGAGGCATAATGGTATTATTGATTCCTGGGGTGCTAAGCTATGCAAATGATACAATAGAGAGATGATTGCTGTTGAATAGAATGGCAATGTTTGGTGCATGCCCTCTAGGGCCTCCTCTCATCCGCGCCCTCCTTTTACGGTCAAACATCCAAATTCTTTTTTTCTTTCACTTCACAAGAAAATATAGTTATATGTACTCCTATGTTTGCACCATTTTATCCTAAATGAAATATTTGCCTGGATAAAAAACATTTACAATTGAAATCCAGGTCCTTGCCACCAAATGTGAGGAGCTCCCATTGAATACTATGATGTTGATATACCTTTCGGCTGCAGGTTGGTGCCCTAGGCTTGTAGAACTAAAATGTTATCAGCTGTGTGTTAGGGTGTCATTCTAGTTAGCGTTCAAATATGATAATTTCTTTCAGGCGAGGTGGGATCCTCTGGACTTGGTCCCGATACAAGCGAGAGGGTTGTGAACAGCTTTAGTCAGTTTGACATATCTAATACCAGGGCCGTCACTTCAAAGGAAGATAAAGAACCATGTCTTTGGTTAGGTTGCCGTGAAGGTGAAGGTATTTTTTTTTCTGAGTTCATTCGATTATGTTTGATGTCTCTatgcagtactccctccgttcctaaatatttgtctttctagatatttcaacaagtgactacatacggagcaaaatgagtgaatctacactctaaaatatgtctatatacatccgtatgtggtagtccatttgaaatctctaaaaagacaaatatttaggaatggagggagtacataactaGTTTTACAATGCTGAGTTCATGCGATTATATGTTCGATATCACTAATGCGGTGCAGAACTATTTTGATGGCATAGGGTTGTTTGAAGTTGCCTTTATACAGACTTAAGTATGCATATGTGTTCTTCGAAAGAAGTGTATTGTTTCTGATACATGTTTAACATCTAGGCTCAAACTGCATATACCCTTGTGATATGATCCCGTTTACAAGGAGACCTCTCTTTCTGGTGATTGACAGTAACATCAGCTATGCATTTAAGGCAGGTTTGTTTACTCTTTTTTTTTTGCTGCCATATCTATTATTCTGGCTAGTGAATACCTAATATATATTCTTAGTGGAAGTGGAGTATCCATGATTGGTGGATGCTTCATGCGGAATATTGTATTGCTTCCTTGAGATAAAGCAGAGGTTATTATTGGGCCCGCTCATATGCACATAGACAAGCTTATATTGTAATACTCCCTCCGATATATATTAATTGTCACTCACTTAGTACTACTTTAGTACAAAGTTCTACTAAgtgagcgacaattaatatggatcggagggagtaacattttaaaGTTCTGTTCAGATTTGGTGCTTTTCGCAGCATCCTGGCAAGACATGTATTTTATACTTATCCAAATGGCATTCTATGGTTCTTGTTTTCATATTCACAGGGCTTTTGCCCTTGGCTCTTATTGTGGAACAAAGTTCCTGATGCATTTTTTTTGTTTGACATCAAGTTCCTTCTGCATTTTCTTATTCTACAATTCACTTTCCTCCTTTCCTCGTTCTCTTTCTTTTTTGTTTGACGCTCATGTTTGTAATCTTACCCTCTAATCTTAAATGAAAAGGCAGAGCACCTGCCTTTTGCCCGTAAAAAATTctgcttctttttttctttttattattataATGTGATATGCTAGTCCTTTTTGTTCCATCAGTGATTTTGTCAATGCTAATTGTTGTATTTAAGCACTGCAGTCAATTCATGGGGCTGAAAAAGGGGAGACAGCTGCCATGTTACTTTCTCCAAGCTCCCGATCTTGCGCTGTAGGATTCAGTGGGGACTCTACTCGGCAGAGTGGTAGTCAATTTACTATGTTCCTCACAGCTCCAGTGCAAGCTTTCTGCTTTCTGATCGGCAATAATGGGCTGGACATTATTGACAaggtttgtgtttttattttgtgaCGAAATTCTTATTTCTGCCAGGCACTACATTTTGCAGTCTGAGAATTGATATGATCTTTTTTTCTGTAGGATTATAACAAAGCCGAGGAGCTACTATCCTTGTCATTGAATGAATGGGCTATGACTTTGGTTGCTTCGTCTTCACTTGACCCTGTCTGGGTTGAAGTTTTAGGCGATCCACTCCTGAGGCGACTGCTTCTCAGGTTACCTAGCTTGTCAATCTGTGATACTACTATTCCCCGCTCCAGTTCCAGTCCTGGGGAACAACAACTCAACCGAAACCTTGGTAGTAAGTTCATTTGGGTTGTTTCTTGCAGGTTTATCTTCTGCCGAGCCACGCTTTCGCTGTTCAAAGCGAGCAACGATAAGGCGGAATGCTTGCCAAGCTGTGTGCCTCCATTGCCGGAATCGGTTGGGGGAGAAAGCATGCTGTCGCAATGTTGTGTGATGCGAGTGGCATCTTTCTTGGGCGCCGCTGACCAATTCTCGTTCGCCGAGGTTACTACATGGCCTGACATTGATGAGCCCACCAGCAGTGGAGGTGTCGACAAAGAGTTATGAGGAGAAGATCCATCGACCGTATCATGGACCCATTTCTCCTCGATGCCGCTCTTGAGATTTCTTCCTCCTGAACTGCTAGTAACAGTTGTTGATTTGTGAGCTCCCGTGGTACAAAGCGAAAGTTATATAGCACAATTCACCCCAGTGTGACATTAGTGAAATTTGACTAGAGAATAAACTCGAGTACTTGATTGATCTTGTAAAATCGAATGGTGAGAGCTGCGACTGAATTTTGACATCGCGAGCAAAATTATCGAATCTGCAAAAGGGGCCAGAAAACGACACGCCAATGCGAACTGCAAGATCTTTGGAATGTCAACTGTCAAACAAAATCAGAGGGAAATTTGGAAAAGCGGCGTACATGTTAAGCCATGAAAGGTAAATGTGATTCAGGTCCGgaccatttttttcattttttggctTTGGATTGTCATCAACGCCACGTTCGGGCTCCGGCACTCTTGCCGGAGCTCTCTCGATGACCACGATGTGGAACGAATGGAAGCAGTGGCAATGCGGCCGTGGAATGCGCCCCATCTCCAGCCAGCCATCCTCGAGCATGGCAGCGACTTTGGTTGTCAGTGTTGTTGAGTGCACCGTTGCGGCAGTGTCCAGCGCTGTTGACCTGTAGAACCCTTCAAGAGCAGAATCACGACTGCCCGAGCTCGCAAGACACTTTTCACCTTTTATTACTTCGACGTCTTAGACCGTCTACAGCCGGATACACTGAATCTGGCCCCTCAACCTCATGCGGATGTGTCCGGATACGTCCGCAGGTAGTGATCAGGCACTGCACCCCTCATTTGGCTGCTCCCACATCTGTGTCACTCGTATCCGACCCCTAAATCAACGCTACATAGATGAACACGTTTAATAGCAACAAACAGACTAATTTATCCGATACAAAAGATCATAGTTCATCGCCGGACAAAAGGATCAAAGTTCGTCGTTGGACAGTGCAAATTAATAGTGTCATAGGCCAGAGGGGCTgacccggagccgccgccgctgaCGTCCGAGTCGTCGTGGGAGCAAATTTGGCCCCTTCGTGCAGGCGGTCCTGCTCCTTTGCATGCTGGGCCGCCTTCGCTGTTGCTAAAAACATAGATAACACGGAGAAGGACGAAGGATATCACCATTTCCGCACCAACCCCTTGCCATTGAGGAGTTGCGGTTGCCGGTgcggctacccccccccccccccccagtaggCGTCAGTGGCCAGAGGGGCGGAGCTGGAGCCGCCGCCGGTGACGTCCGAGCCGTCGTCGGAGCGGATTTGGCCTGTCAATGCGATAGCTCGGTGATGAGTCAGAGCACTTTGGGATTGTTGCGGCGGAGCCATCGCGCATCTGTTTCCATCGTCATCAAGGAGCGGCGGAGGACCGACACGAGGAGTGTGTCCTTGGGATCCACAGACACACGCGCGTACCCGACGCGTGGCCATCGCCTCTCCCCCGCCCGCTCTTCATATTAAGACATCCTCATCCACGCCAGCACCGACGTGGGCATCAGGACCCATTGCCAAGGTACGTCATTCAAAGCAGATTGAGTTTGTAGTGGTGGGAGGCATACGTGGAGTTGCGCGACGGGCGGGAGGACTGTGTGACAGGGAATGGCATGGAACCGAAGCTGAAGCTGCCTCCCTGGACCAGTCGCGACTGCCTCAAAGCAATGCGGAGGGCGATTTTCTCGACATTGTCCGCCTCCGCATTGCGCAGCAGACTTGCCCACTCATCGGAATAAGCGATACTGCCTTTACTGGCCAACGATTGGAAGTGGGAGGGGGGCTGGGagtggtggagagagagagagagagagtggagtGGATTAATTGACTTCGGTCTAAGATTCGTCCGAAAGTGCTATTTGTGGGCGTCAATGTAAGCCAAACTGATAGCGGACGCGTCCGAGCCTCCCTATACCCGTTTTAGATTTGACATGAAGATGTATCGGTCAGTCTGGGCCTATAAGATAGATGTGAGGAGCTCGTCTGGGTCACGGTTTAGTGACCGGGCCATCCGTCCTGTCAGTTCGGGCAGCCGGCTGCAGATGCTCTTAATGAAGGAGGATCGCGCGTGTTGACCCTTGAGTAAGCTTACATTGAACACCGGACAAGCAAGGGTCTACCGGCAAGCAAAGCATGCCGGTCCAACGGAAACGGAAACAATACGGTCACATCTTTGTCTTTTCCACTGCATTC encodes the following:
- the LOC123103752 gene encoding protein SCAI isoform X1; the protein is MTPVSSTTVQGNSGGGERNASGGATMASSPQQGQGQAQGGGGGGVCPAEQFWSLLDKADRRFARVRDLPLFGRQEPAEYGKAFRIYTQLWRMQQEHRHRLLDAGLRRWQVGEIAARIAHLYYSQYQRASDTALLSEAFVFYHAVLDRAYFLDDHLGASTKHLRFLARFLLVALILSRRAQTVPRLAGQIRSLLDESKKTLQEADYREWKHVVQEITRFLKADSPFMNKRPLRYSYAFDPPPETLPTIPPTVKKRGLLLSDAILCSYYHNEVKFTDLTLDTFRMLQCLEWEPCGSFAQNNGYSAHDESGQNHPNLLKDLRDAALPPNPLKTVLYRPSVPHFLKVLATKCEELPLNTMMLIYLSAAGEVGSSGLGPDTSERVVNSFSQFDISNTRAVTSKEDKEPCLWLGCREGEGSNCIYPCDMIPFTRRPLFLVIDSNISYAFKSIHGAEKGETAAMLLSPSSRSCAVGFSGDSTRQSGSQFTMFLTAPVQAFCFLIGNNGLDIIDKDYNKAEELLSLSLNEWAMTLVASSSLDPVWVEVLGDPLLRRLLLRFIFCRATLSLFKASNDKAECLPSCVPPLPESVGGESMLSQCCVMRVASFLGAADQFSFAEVTTWPDIDEPTSSGGVDKEL
- the LOC123103752 gene encoding protein SCAI isoform X2, with amino-acid sequence MTPVSSTTVQGNSGGGERNASGGATMASSPQQGQGQAQGGGGGGVCPAEQFWSLLDKADRRFARVRDLPLFGRQEPAEYGKAFRIYTQLWRMQQEHRHRLLDAGLRRWQVGEIAARIAHLYYSQYQRASDTALLSEAFVFYHAVLDRAYFLDDHLGASTKHLRFLARFLLVALILSRRAQTVPRLAGQIRSLLDESKKTLQEADYREWKHVVQEITRFLKADSPFMNKRPLRYSYAFDPPPETLPTIPPTVKKRGLLLSDAILCSYYHNEVKFTDLTLDTFRMLQCLEWEPCGSFAQNNGYSAHDESGQNHPNLLKDLRDAALPPNPLKTVLYRPSVPHFLKVLATKCEELPLNTMMLIYLSAAGEVGSSGLGPDTSERVVNSFSQFDISNTRAVTSKEDKEPCLWLGCREGSNCIYPCDMIPFTRRPLFLVIDSNISYAFKSIHGAEKGETAAMLLSPSSRSCAVGFSGDSTRQSGSQFTMFLTAPVQAFCFLIGNNGLDIIDKDYNKAEELLSLSLNEWAMTLVASSSLDPVWVEVLGDPLLRRLLLRFIFCRATLSLFKASNDKAECLPSCVPPLPESVGGESMLSQCCVMRVASFLGAADQFSFAEVTTWPDIDEPTSSGGVDKEL